The DNA region TTAGTTCCAAAACCAAAAAATTTCGACGTaatgcaaataaaaaaagaaagaaggtcTATGCAAAATATACACAAATCCAATGTACTAGTCGGATTTGAGTCATGAAAAAAACCCCTCAATTGGAGACCTCTACCCTCTTTATGAGACTTTTGTTGGATTGGGTCAGGATAGTCGGTTCCTAATAATAGGATTTGGATGCAATGGTTCTATGAGGATAAAAGAACATTGAATTTCAAGCAGCAGGTAAGATGGATCTTTGCATAGTCCATACTTTCAGTTCGAAAGAGACTATCTCACGGGAAAGTCTATTAGATATAAAACTATGCATTTGGATGTTTATTTGgagattgatttttattttcctGTATGATGTTATTTTTGGAGTTTCAGATGTTGTGTATAACTTCTTATATAGAAATCATGAAGatgttttttagttaattttttaatgagtATGTTTGTATTCCTTGAATCATGTTTACCATTTGTTGTGAATAGAATGGATTGGACTGAAATGCAGATGAACTGCGGAAATCCATGCTATTCTGAATCTGATATCTACATACTTCTGTGAATATAGGATCTGGAAATAAATTGTGATAAAGTGGCACAGTTTCTCAGTTTGAATTTTTAGCATATTCATGATCACATTTGGTGAATTTCAATTGAGTTTAGGGGCATTTTAATTGATCAACTATCAGTTACATTACATGTCAACTTCAAGTTGCATCCACCTTAGCTCCATAGACTTATCTTTGAGTTCTGTTTTCTCTCGTCATGCGAGGGGACTCTCATCTTTCAAAGGAAATATACTGTTAATATTTTCTTGAATTTAGTCATTTAATTACAATGTTTATGGAAATTTCTATTGCTGAAAATCTCTAAAATTGAGTTTTTCCATTAAAACAATCTTACTATATTTTTTTGCCTCCTCTTTTTTCTTGTGTCATTATTCAGGCCTTCCATTCCAGACATGGGAAAGCTTATCTTTTCAACAAGGTGTAAGTTATCCTTAATTTGGGCACTGTTAACCAAATTTTTAACCCAAAACAGTTTGAAGTTTGTGATTCATtgctttcttgcctcttggatcCTTGAAGTTGCCACATATTAGGTCTGTTTGCGGATGAGGCTGAAACTTTTTTATTCTTTGACAGTGTGAATGTTTCTGTTGGAGAAAAAGAGGAGAGGACGATGATAACTGGATTGCATACTGTGGCTGACATATTCTGTGTTGGTTGCGGATCAATCCTTGGTTGGAAATATGTAAGCTTATGAGGAAGTGCTTCAAACATATTGGTTCTACATGTTCTTATGCTGCTTCtaattcattttcttttattattgttactaTTTACAGGAGATTGCTCATGAGAAAAACCAGAAGTACAAGGAAGGAAAATCGGTGCTCGAGCGGTGAGTagaaattttgttagaaagcattGTTAACTATGGCAAGGTTTCTACATCATACAACTTTAAATTGGCAACTTTTGcaaatagtttataaaaattattactttTTACATTGACAGTGGAAATGGTTATCCAAAAGAATTGGACGATTGTGTAAAACGTTTTACTTTGTTAGTACATCAAAATAAAACtctttgaaaaagagaagaaaaacaaaagttggtatttgtacttttttttttactttcaatgTAAGTTGTCCAACAACTTTTAGGTTGTCGACTCGACATAGCAATACTGGTGAGTTGTTTCCTGTTGGGCAGGTACAAGATTTCAGGTCCTGATGGAAGCAATTATTGGATTACTCATGAAGCTCATGCTGGTGGAAGTGACGCTGATGATGCTTAATCACCCTGACCCTGCCATTCCCATTTGTATATTACTTAACTTGGGAACGTATCATCTCATGGGAAATTTTCATATGACTTGGTTATATGAGAtcactttctaaattgatagtgaAAGATCACATA from Arachis hypogaea cultivar Tifrunner chromosome 10, arahy.Tifrunner.gnm2.J5K5, whole genome shotgun sequence includes:
- the LOC112715410 gene encoding protein yippee-like, coding for MFCSVSTSVATCCVYCQLCVLYQYQEAQLLSKVMGRLFVINLEGKIYSCKHCRTHLAISEDIISKAFHSRHGKAYLFNKVVNVSVGEKEERTMITGLHTVADIFCVGCGSILGWKYEIAHEKNQKYKEGKSVLERYKISGPDGSNYWITHEAHAGGSDADDA